One region of Vigna angularis cultivar LongXiaoDou No.4 chromosome 10, ASM1680809v1, whole genome shotgun sequence genomic DNA includes:
- the LOC108336345 gene encoding uncharacterized protein LOC108336345 — MNGMECAARGSGKRCGGAATRLCTRCEAVAYCSLSHQIAHWSRHKHECDRLQQQMKSVEVLNDFPFTFSREATFQVCVKHEGRCSFLSNRGLHKVGMWLHECGCGATSASFDCLGLNNGWDLPSVLCPCGPNSLVLEQLHSWRDYYKWRSIPLDSPVALLLHWPLTIYHAARLVGITALNPEINEKLYIHYLGPEKELLQLLVFGELLALFPGFHVHIELVGPAIPPQRDGEKIQISKYACCNEDECECKIAIKNTYPETESGSAVTLQLWRGFYHDRYRDIVKDSFPHLIIAPNGGIAAYSSWLPCIELIEKIGVPAVFTDYCEEACHLAASCIKTVSDRPPKLPVQLNPFRQPIAVEDSVLLLPCYSNCFLFGM, encoded by the exons ATGAACGGGATGGAGTGCGCGGCGAGAGGGAGCGGAAAACGGTGCGGCGGTGCCGCCACGCGTCTGTGCACTCGCTGCGAAGCCGTCGCATATTGCTCTCTTTCTCACCAG ATTGCACACTGGAGTCGTCACAAACACGAGTGTGATAGGTTGCAACAGCAGATGAAGAGTGTTGAAGTCCTCAACGATTTTCCCTTCACTTTCTCTCGCGAAGCCACGTTTCAG GTTTGTGTGAAGCACGAAGGTAGATGTTCATTTTTGAGCAACAGAGGACTTCATAAAGTGGGAATGTGGCTGCATGAATGCGGTTGTGGGGCGACATCTGCTTCATTTGATTGTTTAGG tTTAAATAATGGTTGGGATCTCCCAAGTGTTTTATGTCCATGTG GGCCAAACTCTCTGGTATTAGAGCAATTGCATAGTTGGAGAGACTACTATAAGTGGAGAAGCATCCCACTAGACTCGCCTGTTGCTTTGCTTCTTCATTGG CCGCTTACAATATATCATGCTGCTCGTCTTGTTGGAATTACAGCCTTGAATCCTGAAATCAATGAAAAGTTGTACATACATTACCTTG GACCTGAGAAAGAGTTGCTACAACTTCTTGTGTTTGGAGAATTACTGGCACTCTTCCCTGGTTTTCATGTTCATATAGAACTTGTTGGACCTGCAATTCCTCCTCAAAG GGATGGtgagaaaattcaaatttcaaagtATGCTTGTTGCAATGAAGATGAGTGTGAGTGCAAAATagcaattaaaaatacatatccTGAAACAGAGTCTGGTTCAGCTGTGACATTGCAGCTTTGGCGAGGATTCTATCATGACCGATATAGAGATATTGTTAAG GATTCCTTTCCTCACCTAATAATTGCTCCAAATGGTGGCATTGCTGCTTATTCCAGTTGGTTACCATGTATT GAGTTAATTGAAAAGATTGGCGTCCCAGCTGTTTTTACTGATTATTGCGAGGAAGCATGTCATCTTGCAGCAAGTTGTATTAAGACTGTGTCTGACCGTCCTCCTAAATTGCCA